One window from the genome of Pseudomonas sp. L5B5 encodes:
- a CDS encoding SDR family NAD(P)-dependent oxidoreductase, giving the protein MDFKGRTAIVTGGGRGLGLDYARALAGLGAQVVISDLGTDRVGAGADEHVAFEAASMLQAEGAKVIAHAGDLADEATARQLVALAVEAFSGVDIIIHNAGWVGYQGIEDTDGEFLQRALDVNVQAPAWLCKHAWPYLKRSEAARVVLTTSDRAMYSQYAQAGLFAYSAGKMAQLGIMNALSMEGREHGILVNAISPVAKTRMWGVTETPVDLKPEWVTPGVIYLASAACRDTGHVLRASNGQFTATRFNENLGVDYPRDLARIKAASAEEIARLWERIKDA; this is encoded by the coding sequence ATGGACTTCAAGGGCAGGACTGCCATTGTCACGGGCGGCGGGCGAGGCCTGGGCCTGGATTATGCCCGGGCGCTGGCCGGGCTGGGCGCCCAAGTAGTGATCAGCGACCTGGGAACCGATCGTGTCGGTGCCGGGGCAGACGAACACGTGGCTTTCGAGGCAGCCAGCATGTTACAGGCCGAAGGTGCGAAGGTGATCGCCCATGCCGGCGACCTGGCTGACGAAGCCACGGCTCGGCAACTGGTGGCGCTGGCCGTCGAGGCCTTTTCAGGCGTGGACATCATCATCCACAACGCCGGCTGGGTCGGTTACCAGGGCATAGAGGACACCGATGGCGAGTTTCTCCAGCGGGCGCTCGATGTCAACGTGCAGGCGCCGGCGTGGCTGTGCAAGCACGCCTGGCCGTATCTCAAGCGCTCCGAGGCGGCGCGTGTGGTCCTGACGACCTCGGACCGGGCCATGTACTCGCAATATGCCCAGGCCGGCCTGTTCGCCTACTCCGCCGGCAAGATGGCCCAACTGGGCATCATGAATGCCCTGAGCATGGAAGGCCGGGAACACGGGATTCTGGTGAATGCGATCTCACCGGTGGCCAAGACCCGGATGTGGGGCGTGACCGAGACTCCTGTCGACCTCAAGCCCGAATGGGTGACCCCAGGAGTGATCTACCTGGCCAGCGCCGCGTGCCGCGATACCGGGCATGTCCTGCGGGCCAGCAATGGCCAGTTCACGGCGACGCGCTTCAACGAGAACCTCGGGGTCGACTATCCGCGGGATCTGGCGCGGATCAAGGCCGCCAGTGCCGAGGAGATAGCCCGCCTGTGGGAGCGGATCAAGGACGCTTGA
- a CDS encoding TorF family putative porin, with product MLKPVLLAISLTLACPLAQAQIFQRELGDFDLKLGTSPSRSMAQGLVKPSSAGSFHGGLDLNHDSGWYFGQWSPSLGLSPSSRLEVDSYLGFKQPFDQNLGYEVGMIHYNYPQLRTEDSQELYGGLTLLGSRFGAAFSNDPDRRNSTLFADLGGNAPFGIGVSVKYSTYRLNNTVSVANGGYVSSFNDWSIKFSRPWLGIDMNLIYSDSNLDGDRCSAYSGHNSQCAGLLTFKAERAFY from the coding sequence ATGCTCAAACCCGTCCTCCTGGCCATCAGCCTCACCCTGGCCTGCCCCCTTGCCCAGGCGCAGATCTTCCAGCGCGAACTGGGCGACTTCGACCTCAAGCTGGGCACCAGTCCCAGTCGCAGCATGGCCCAGGGATTGGTCAAGCCGTCCTCCGCCGGGTCCTTCCATGGCGGCCTCGATCTGAACCACGACAGCGGCTGGTATTTCGGCCAGTGGTCGCCAAGCCTGGGCCTGAGCCCCTCGAGCCGCCTGGAGGTCGATTCCTACCTGGGCTTCAAGCAACCCTTCGACCAGAACCTGGGTTATGAGGTGGGAATGATCCACTACAACTACCCGCAGCTGCGCACCGAGGACAGCCAGGAGCTCTACGGCGGCCTGACCCTGCTGGGCAGCCGCTTCGGTGCAGCCTTCAGCAACGATCCGGACCGCCGCAACAGCACCCTGTTCGCCGACCTGGGCGGCAATGCGCCATTCGGCATCGGGGTCAGCGTCAAATACAGCACTTATCGGCTCAACAACACCGTGTCGGTGGCCAATGGCGGTTACGTCTCGAGCTTCAACGACTGGTCGATCAAGTTCTCCCGGCCATGGCTGGGGATCGACATGAACCTGATCTACAGTGATTCCAACCTCGACGGCGACCGTTGCTCGGCCTATTCCGGGCACAACAGTCAATGCGCCGGCCTGCTGACCTTCAAGGCCGAGCGG
- a CDS encoding YbfB/YjiJ family MFS transporter, producing the protein MTALIRLLASFIALMMAMGIGRFALTPQLPHLISEGQVDLTAAGLIAAANYLGYFIGALEAMLVRSPLQVRRRLLGGLWLCVLLTLASFWARGFWPHLLLRFGTGVASAWVLVMITALSLPLAQAAGRPRLGALVFAGPGLGILLTGLLALGSNLLGRGSADLWLLYAVVALLMLLVILPILPQAATGAHGASQERPVRAPGVGRLGLVYGLYGAGYIIPATFLSQMASTQFHGHWQADLFWPAFGLAAALGVLLVSLRRHAPDSTRHWLIATLWLQAAGVFACLLGSGWGLLLGVLLCGTPFLACMQLVMQRSRELAPHAIQRNAGLLTACFAAGQLSGPLLAALSSHFSGSLQLALGVAGSGLLLGGGLLLSRQRLEPSCAALS; encoded by the coding sequence ATGACTGCCTTGATCCGCCTGCTCGCCAGTTTCATTGCCTTGATGATGGCCATGGGCATTGGCCGTTTCGCCCTGACGCCGCAATTGCCGCACCTGATCAGTGAAGGCCAGGTCGACCTGACTGCCGCCGGGCTGATCGCTGCCGCCAACTACCTGGGTTACTTCATCGGCGCCCTGGAGGCGATGCTGGTCCGCAGTCCGCTCCAGGTGCGTCGGCGCCTGCTGGGCGGGCTGTGGTTGTGCGTACTGCTGACCCTGGCTTCGTTCTGGGCCCGGGGCTTCTGGCCACACTTGTTGTTGCGCTTCGGGACCGGAGTGGCCAGTGCCTGGGTACTGGTGATGATCACTGCCCTGAGCCTGCCCCTGGCGCAGGCTGCCGGTCGCCCAAGACTCGGCGCCCTGGTGTTCGCCGGCCCGGGCCTGGGCATCCTGCTCACGGGCCTGCTGGCCCTGGGCTCCAATCTGCTGGGACGCGGCTCCGCCGACCTGTGGCTGCTGTACGCGGTCGTGGCGCTGTTGATGCTGCTGGTGATCCTGCCCATCCTGCCCCAGGCCGCCACAGGCGCCCATGGCGCCAGCCAGGAACGCCCGGTGAGAGCACCGGGCGTGGGCCGCTTGGGACTGGTCTATGGCCTGTATGGCGCGGGCTACATCATTCCCGCGACGTTCCTGTCGCAGATGGCCAGCACCCAGTTCCACGGCCACTGGCAAGCCGATCTGTTCTGGCCCGCTTTCGGCCTGGCAGCCGCCCTGGGCGTGCTGCTGGTCAGCCTGCGTCGACACGCCCCGGACAGCACCCGGCACTGGCTGATTGCAACCTTGTGGCTGCAGGCTGCCGGGGTCTTCGCCTGTCTGCTGGGCAGCGGCTGGGGCCTGCTGTTGGGCGTACTGTTGTGCGGCACACCGTTCCTGGCCTGCATGCAACTGGTCATGCAGCGCTCCCGGGAACTGGCGCCCCATGCCATCCAGCGCAACGCCGGCCTGCTGACCGCCTGCTTCGCCGCTGGACAATTGAGTGGCCCGCTACTGGCGGCCCTGAGCAGCCATTTCAGCGGCAGCCTGCAACTGGCCCTGGGAGTCGCCGGCAGTGGCTTGCTGCTCGGCGGCGGCCTGCTGCTGAGCCGGCAACGACTGGAACCTTCGTGCGCCGCCCTGTCATGA
- a CDS encoding S1 RNA-binding domain-containing protein, giving the protein MALVGRYNSLQVVKHTNFGLYLDGGADGEILLPNRYIPKDIPSEDEDWLNVFVYLDSADKLIATTEKPKVQVGEFASLKVVEVNSIGVFLDWGLPKDLLLPYSEEKRQLNAGDYCVVHVYLDRHTRRITATARLDRYLDKAPANYQAGQVVDLLVVESTDMGFKAIINNQHWGLIHKNEVFKFLRPGMQEKGFIKELRADGKISLSLQPVGEQAASSLNSKILDKLRENDGTLAVSDKSDPALISSLFGVSKGNFKKAIGALYKQGQIVIHADRIELS; this is encoded by the coding sequence ATGGCTTTAGTCGGGCGTTACAACAGTTTGCAAGTGGTTAAACATACCAACTTCGGTTTGTATCTGGATGGCGGTGCGGATGGCGAGATATTGCTGCCCAACCGTTATATTCCCAAGGATATTCCCAGTGAAGATGAAGACTGGCTGAATGTTTTTGTTTACCTGGACAGTGCCGACAAGTTGATTGCGACAACCGAGAAACCCAAAGTGCAGGTCGGTGAGTTCGCCAGCCTCAAGGTCGTCGAAGTCAACAGCATCGGGGTCTTCCTGGACTGGGGGCTGCCCAAGGACCTGTTGCTCCCGTATTCCGAGGAAAAGCGCCAGCTCAATGCCGGCGACTATTGTGTGGTGCACGTCTACCTGGACCGGCACACGCGTCGCATCACCGCCACTGCCCGGCTGGACCGTTACCTGGACAAGGCGCCGGCCAACTACCAGGCCGGCCAGGTAGTCGACCTGCTGGTGGTGGAGTCCACCGACATGGGCTTCAAGGCGATCATCAACAACCAGCACTGGGGGTTGATCCACAAGAACGAAGTGTTCAAGTTCCTGCGCCCGGGCATGCAGGAGAAGGGGTTCATCAAGGAACTGCGGGCCGATGGCAAGATCAGCCTGAGCCTGCAGCCGGTGGGCGAGCAGGCCGCCAGCAGCCTGAATAGCAAGATCCTGGACAAGCTGCGGGAAAATGATGGCACCCTGGCGGTCAGCGACAAGAGTGACCCGGCGCTCATCAGCAGCCTGTTCGGCGTCAGCAAGGGCAACTTCAAGAAAGCCATCGGTGCCCTCTACAAACAGGGCCAGATCGTCATCCACGCCGATCGTATCGAACTCAGCTAA
- a CDS encoding LysR family transcriptional regulator, producing MVETRLLRQFIAVAEELNFHKAANRLYMAQPALSQAIHRLEQKLGFHLFIRNRREVRLTPAGSTFLDVAYRTLKELEQGIEQARQVCAGTAGQLTICTLSLACYDGLLNSLRRFRETFPKVQLVIREMPSSSQAKALLAGEADIAFMRLLPMPAESIESRLILNEQIVMALPAGHPQANNLQVRLQDFADEPFVFTPQPLGSGYHRQLTALCEAAGFEPRVIQEAAQIHTLIALVACGFGVALVPESIAGATLRDKVMFRPIDAVGSRPNPSIGLYMSRNRHNASPLLDSFIALLEFAAPASAEMA from the coding sequence ATGGTCGAGACCCGTTTGCTCAGACAGTTCATCGCCGTGGCCGAAGAGCTGAACTTTCACAAGGCAGCGAACCGCCTGTACATGGCACAGCCGGCGCTGAGCCAGGCTATCCACCGCCTGGAGCAAAAGCTCGGCTTCCACCTCTTCATCCGCAACCGGCGCGAGGTCAGGCTGACCCCGGCCGGCTCGACGTTTCTCGATGTCGCCTATCGCACGCTCAAGGAGCTGGAACAGGGTATCGAACAAGCACGCCAGGTGTGCGCAGGCACTGCCGGCCAACTCACCATCTGCACCCTCTCCCTTGCCTGCTACGACGGCCTGCTCAATAGCTTGCGGAGGTTTCGCGAGACCTTCCCCAAGGTCCAGTTGGTCATCCGTGAGATGCCTTCATCCAGCCAGGCGAAGGCCTTGTTGGCGGGTGAAGCGGATATCGCCTTCATGCGCCTGTTGCCCATGCCCGCCGAATCCATCGAATCCCGACTGATCCTCAACGAGCAGATCGTCATGGCCCTGCCGGCCGGACATCCCCAGGCAAATAACCTGCAGGTGCGCCTGCAGGACTTCGCCGACGAGCCTTTCGTGTTCACGCCCCAACCCCTGGGCAGCGGCTATCACCGCCAGCTGACTGCCCTGTGCGAAGCGGCAGGCTTCGAGCCCAGGGTGATCCAGGAGGCGGCGCAGATTCACACCCTGATCGCTCTGGTGGCCTGTGGTTTCGGCGTGGCGCTGGTGCCGGAGTCGATCGCCGGGGCCACCCTGCGGGACAAGGTGATGTTTCGCCCCATCGATGCTGTGGGAAGCCGACCCAACCCGAGCATCGGCCTGTACATGAGCCGCAACCGGCACAACGCCTCGCCATTGCTGGACAGCTTCATCGCGTTGCTGGAGTTTGCGGCACCGGCATCTGCCGAAATGGCCTGA